A window of Halomonas sp. GFAJ-1 contains these coding sequences:
- a CDS encoding polynucleotide adenylyltransferase: MFKQDPKVKGLEVHRVGGAVRDELLGWPVYDNDWVVVGATPDMMRKRGFKPVGRDFPVFLHPETSEEYALARTERKSGHGYGGFEVHASPDVTLEEDLLRRDLTINAIAQRADGELTDPFHGQQDIENRLLRHVSPAFSEDPLRVLRTARFLARYANLGFTIAAETLDLMQQVSHSGELEHLAAERVWVETEKALAEPSPDIYFTTLQRCGALSVWWPELNDHLSAGLTRLMHAPEQTHVPLAHWRYALLVSVLVDPQRDALAQRLRLPNAVAQLARHVALSFNLMAAPLTDEGVLHWLERLDGWRKPEQVKAQLQLICRINSELEAPLRNAWQGAKAVDPQALVSEGLRGGALGEALRARRQQAVAKALA, from the coding sequence GTGTTTAAGCAAGACCCTAAAGTAAAAGGGCTTGAGGTGCATCGGGTAGGGGGCGCCGTGCGGGATGAACTTCTGGGTTGGCCGGTTTACGATAACGATTGGGTGGTGGTCGGTGCGACGCCAGACATGATGCGTAAGCGAGGGTTCAAGCCTGTCGGTCGTGATTTTCCCGTATTCCTGCACCCAGAGACATCTGAGGAGTATGCATTAGCCCGCACCGAGCGCAAGTCAGGGCATGGCTACGGTGGTTTTGAGGTGCACGCGAGTCCAGATGTCACCCTAGAAGAGGACCTACTGCGGCGGGATTTAACGATCAATGCCATTGCCCAGCGTGCCGACGGAGAACTCACTGACCCATTTCATGGCCAGCAAGATATTGAAAATCGTTTGCTACGCCATGTTTCCCCTGCGTTTAGCGAAGACCCGTTGCGGGTGCTGCGTACCGCTCGCTTTCTGGCGCGCTATGCCAACCTGGGGTTCACCATCGCCGCTGAAACACTCGATTTAATGCAGCAGGTGAGCCATAGCGGTGAACTTGAACACCTAGCAGCAGAGCGGGTATGGGTCGAAACCGAAAAAGCACTGGCTGAACCAAGCCCTGATATCTATTTCACAACGCTACAACGCTGTGGCGCACTGTCCGTTTGGTGGCCAGAATTAAACGACCACCTGTCGGCAGGTTTAACGCGACTGATGCACGCGCCAGAGCAGACACACGTGCCATTAGCCCATTGGCGCTATGCGCTGCTTGTCTCGGTGCTGGTTGACCCACAACGCGATGCACTTGCTCAGCGCCTACGCTTGCCTAACGCCGTGGCCCAGCTTGCTCGCCATGTGGCGCTTAGCTTTAACCTGATGGCGGCACCGCTAACTGACGAGGGCGTGCTGCATTGGTTGGAACGTTTAGATGGGTGGCGAAAGCCCGAGCAGGTTAAGGCGCAGCTACAGCTTATCTGCCGGATTAATAGCGAGCTTGAAGCGCCGTTGCGTAACGCTTGGCAGGGAGCTAAGGCGGTTGATCCTCAAGCGCTGGTGAGCGAAGGCTTGCGTGGCGGTGCGCTGGGTGAGGCGCTGCGGGCACGGCGCCAACAGGCGGTCGCCAAGGCCCTTGCTTAG
- a CDS encoding bis(5'-nucleosyl)-tetraphosphatase (symmetrical) — MSTYVIGDLHGCHAEFVSLLEQLNFNPVKDALWLVGDLINRGPGSLACLREAKALGSRCVLGNHDFHLLVVARGGGTLKKHDTLSDILTAPDREALLDWLQSQPLAIQNGNTLMTHAGVLPTWSAQQTLSLSQEVQAALTGERSGDFLTQLFGNQPDRFDNALEGVDRLRCIVNVLTRMRFIDDQGRLDFAAKEGLDSAPEGFYPWFQYPRGDALQLLFGHWAALEGRTPGSKVNASAIDTGCVWGGSLTALNLDTGERTSVPSLQRRGR, encoded by the coding sequence GTGAGTACTTATGTGATTGGCGATCTACACGGCTGCCATGCCGAGTTCGTCAGCCTGCTTGAGCAACTAAACTTTAATCCAGTCAAGGATGCGCTCTGGCTGGTAGGTGATTTAATCAACCGAGGTCCTGGCTCACTTGCTTGTCTCCGCGAGGCAAAAGCGCTGGGCAGTAGGTGCGTACTGGGTAACCACGATTTCCATCTGTTGGTGGTGGCCCGCGGGGGCGGCACGCTAAAAAAACACGACACCCTAAGCGATATTCTCACCGCGCCAGACCGCGAAGCGCTACTGGATTGGCTGCAAAGCCAGCCTCTGGCTATCCAGAACGGCAATACGCTGATGACACATGCCGGCGTTTTACCCACCTGGAGTGCCCAGCAAACGCTTTCGCTCAGCCAAGAGGTGCAAGCAGCGCTGACGGGCGAGCGCTCTGGGGATTTCTTAACCCAGCTGTTTGGCAATCAGCCAGACCGTTTCGATAACGCACTAGAAGGTGTTGACCGCCTACGCTGCATCGTCAATGTGTTAACGCGCATGCGCTTTATTGATGATCAGGGGCGGCTGGACTTTGCTGCAAAAGAGGGGCTGGATAGCGCTCCAGAAGGGTTTTATCCCTGGTTTCAGTACCCAAGAGGCGACGCGCTTCAACTGCTGTTTGGGCATTGGGCGGCGTTAGAAGGCCGAACGCCGGGTTCAAAGGTTAACGCTAGCGCCATCGATACGGGCTGTGTCTGGGGCGGTTCACTCACCGCGCTTAACCTAGACACCGGTGAGCGTACCAGCGTGCCAAGCCTGCAACGGAGGGGCCGTTAA
- a CDS encoding 30S ribosomal protein S21: MPSVKVRDNEPFDVALRRFKRSCEKAGVLSEVRRREHYEKPTAERKRKAAAAVKRHAKKIQREQKRFERLY, from the coding sequence ATGCCTTCTGTAAAAGTACGTGATAACGAGCCGTTTGACGTCGCCCTGCGTCGCTTCAAGCGTTCTTGCGAAAAAGCCGGTGTTCTCTCTGAAGTACGCCGTCGCGAGCACTACGAGAAGCCGACTGCTGAGCGTAAGCGCAAAGCGGCAGCTGCCGTAAAACGTCACGCTAAGAAGATCCAGCGTGAGCAAAAGCGTTTCGAACGGCTCTATTGA
- a CDS encoding acyl-phosphate glycerol 3-phosphate acyltransferase — MILIVLGYLSGSWLAALSVCRLAQVADPRFHGSCNPGFSNVLRLYGPRLAAATLLLDALKAVPAVLAAKLLALPIWLQGAVGLAVLLGHSYPLWHKFRGGKAVASAFGVLLVLVPSVALLSAVCWALLAWRLRTAAAASVVSALVAPIACYWLAPEYVSVVGGFSLLVLARHWLNIRRLRQGEEPNLRG; from the coding sequence ATGATCTTGATAGTACTGGGCTATCTAAGCGGCAGCTGGTTGGCAGCGCTTAGCGTTTGTCGCCTCGCACAGGTGGCAGACCCAAGGTTTCATGGCTCATGTAACCCTGGTTTTTCAAACGTGCTACGCCTTTATGGGCCCCGCCTAGCGGCGGCAACGCTGCTGCTGGACGCACTGAAAGCGGTGCCCGCAGTATTGGCTGCCAAGCTTCTTGCGCTGCCTATTTGGCTGCAAGGGGCGGTGGGGTTAGCGGTGCTTTTAGGCCATAGCTACCCGCTATGGCATAAGTTTCGTGGTGGTAAAGCGGTAGCGAGTGCTTTCGGTGTATTGCTGGTGCTAGTGCCCAGTGTGGCGTTATTAAGTGCGGTGTGTTGGGCGCTATTAGCATGGCGGCTACGCACCGCCGCGGCGGCATCGGTAGTTAGCGCACTGGTCGCTCCTATAGCCTGTTACTGGTTAGCCCCAGAATATGTGAGCGTAGTGGGCGGGTTCAGCCTGTTGGTGTTGGCCCGCCACTGGTTAAATATTCGCCGTTTGCGCCAGGGTGAAGAGCCTAACCTGCGCGGTTAG
- a CDS encoding LPS biosynthesis protein — protein sequence MGKRFSRTAPVAHTLLGSLLAGASFSAVAQGQPLPAEVLDWQPYGQDEASLQVCRGRYVMPGYRLPAEQNPETLSVETQEVDYAADGEALLRGDVVLRRGNTELTAEQVYLPADRQQVEVQGNLALRDGQALLRGDQATLMLNEDRASLSNSHYVLYEQHLRGQASQLEQTGEEQYRLRNATFTACDPGANSWQLVGSDIKLDQAEGFGTARHARLEIKDVPVFYWPWLRFPIDDRRHTGLLSPSVGFSSDGFDYTQPFYWNIAPNHDATITPRWMSDQGLLLNGEYRYLFAESQGIVEGGFLNNDGGSSTGSNRFEGEDRWYIDAYHTGLINERSDYNLRYGAASDGRYFDDFGGEFGNSERVSMERLAQVDYRGERWQLDARAQGFQRLEDPLSDTDKPFYRLPSLTANAEWQFGSGFYSQWRSNATYFWRDVDERQVPEREAATGTRLHLSPAFGWRAEQAWGYIEPRTELWQTAYELDYGQRVTDRETSPSRSIAITSIDSGLVFDRELELGGRDYRQTLEPRLNYAYVPRTNQTQLPDFDSRERVFSWEQLWSPHRFSGTDRVGDLNRVSVGVQSRLLEDSTGRDRLTFGIGQSLYFSERRIDSEGDPDTLPARPEEDPGVNPQRRYQATRDRSPLVTRLDWQINDRWSTGYEWLYDDHREQTERSSVDLRYRHPQGHIVNLGYRWEIEGFDPGVVPGDDGFRNFNREEWDLSFAWKASPRIDLIGRYLHDQTNDRSLEQLAGLQWNDCCYGVQLVWREWVDDNDTARVSDDFNDRGLFLRFVFRGLGGVGQDADSYFERAIPGYRPTPL from the coding sequence ATGGGCAAGCGATTTTCGCGCACCGCTCCGGTCGCGCACACGCTGTTGGGCAGTTTGCTCGCGGGCGCCTCCTTTTCAGCGGTGGCCCAAGGCCAACCGCTGCCTGCTGAGGTGCTTGATTGGCAGCCCTATGGGCAGGATGAGGCGTCTCTACAAGTGTGTCGTGGGCGTTATGTAATGCCCGGCTACCGCTTGCCAGCGGAACAGAACCCCGAAACACTGTCGGTTGAAACCCAAGAGGTGGATTATGCTGCAGACGGCGAAGCGCTTCTGCGGGGCGATGTGGTATTGCGGCGGGGCAATACGGAGCTGACCGCGGAACAGGTTTATTTACCTGCTGACCGCCAGCAGGTCGAGGTTCAGGGCAACTTAGCCCTGCGCGACGGCCAAGCACTGTTGCGCGGCGACCAAGCTACACTAATGCTTAATGAAGATCGCGCTTCGTTAAGCAACAGTCACTATGTTCTTTATGAGCAGCACTTGCGCGGTCAAGCCAGCCAGCTTGAGCAAACCGGTGAAGAGCAGTATCGCTTGCGCAATGCTACCTTCACCGCCTGCGACCCGGGTGCCAATAGCTGGCAGTTAGTGGGAAGTGATATCAAGCTGGATCAGGCCGAGGGCTTCGGCACCGCACGCCATGCCCGTTTAGAAATAAAAGACGTGCCGGTATTCTATTGGCCTTGGCTGCGCTTCCCCATTGATGACCGGCGCCATACGGGGTTGCTTTCACCTTCCGTGGGCTTCTCTAGTGACGGCTTTGACTATACCCAGCCGTTTTACTGGAACATTGCACCCAACCACGATGCCACCATCACCCCGCGCTGGATGTCGGATCAAGGCTTACTGCTCAACGGTGAATATCGTTATTTGTTTGCCGAAAGCCAGGGTATTGTCGAAGGCGGCTTTTTAAATAACGATGGGGGAAGCAGTACCGGTAGCAACCGCTTTGAGGGCGAAGATCGCTGGTATATTGACGCCTACCATACCGGCCTGATTAATGAGCGCAGCGACTACAATTTACGTTATGGCGCCGCCAGCGATGGCCGCTACTTTGACGACTTTGGCGGCGAGTTTGGCAATAGTGAGCGGGTGAGTATGGAGCGGCTGGCCCAGGTCGATTACCGCGGCGAGCGCTGGCAGCTGGATGCCCGTGCCCAGGGGTTCCAGCGTTTAGAGGATCCGTTGAGCGATACCGATAAACCTTTTTATCGGCTGCCTAGCTTAACGGCCAATGCCGAGTGGCAGTTTGGCAGCGGCTTCTATAGCCAGTGGCGCTCTAACGCCACCTATTTCTGGCGGGATGTCGATGAGCGGCAAGTGCCTGAGCGTGAAGCGGCCACCGGCACGCGTCTGCATTTGTCGCCTGCATTTGGCTGGCGGGCAGAGCAGGCCTGGGGGTATATCGAACCGCGCACCGAGCTATGGCAAACCGCTTACGAGCTTGACTATGGTCAGCGTGTTACTGACCGCGAGACCTCGCCAAGCCGTAGTATTGCGATTACCTCCATCGATAGCGGGTTAGTCTTCGACCGCGAGCTTGAATTGGGCGGGCGCGACTATCGCCAAACGCTGGAGCCGCGCCTGAACTACGCCTACGTGCCGCGCACAAACCAAACCCAACTGCCCGATTTTGATAGCCGAGAGCGGGTATTTTCTTGGGAGCAACTCTGGTCGCCACATCGCTTTTCGGGAACCGACCGGGTCGGGGATCTTAACCGTGTCTCTGTTGGCGTGCAGTCACGTTTGCTTGAAGACAGTACAGGGCGTGATCGGCTGACCTTTGGCATCGGTCAGAGCCTCTATTTTTCTGAACGTCGCATTGATAGCGAGGGTGACCCCGATACGCTGCCAGCGCGGCCCGAGGAAGACCCAGGCGTCAATCCCCAGCGTCGTTACCAGGCCACCCGAGACCGCTCACCGCTGGTTACCCGGCTGGACTGGCAGATTAATGACCGCTGGAGCACCGGCTACGAATGGCTCTACGATGACCACCGCGAGCAGACCGAACGCTCTAGTGTGGACCTACGCTATCGCCATCCGCAGGGGCATATAGTGAACCTTGGCTACCGTTGGGAGATCGAAGGGTTCGATCCTGGCGTTGTTCCCGGGGATGATGGCTTTCGAAACTTTAACCGCGAAGAGTGGGATCTCTCGTTTGCCTGGAAAGCCAGCCCTCGGATTGATTTGATAGGCCGCTACCTTCACGATCAGACTAATGATCGCTCACTGGAGCAGTTAGCGGGGCTGCAGTGGAATGACTGCTGCTATGGTGTGCAGCTAGTGTGGCGTGAGTGGGTGGACGATAACGACACCGCCCGAGTGAGTGATGATTTCAATGACCGCGGACTGTTTTTACGCTTTGTGTTCCGTGGCTTGGGTGGCGTTGGGCAGGATGCCGACAGCTACTTTGAACGGGCGATCCCTGGCTATCGCCCAACACCCCTTTAA
- a CDS encoding 4-hydroxythreonine-4-phosphate dehydrogenase PdxA, whose product MLSQTGPGQPSLPLLITTGEPAGIGPELTLMLAAQGRLPEGTLAVGDPDMLRQRAAMLALEVEVIEAVPEQGVASSAGRLAVMPVWLEAPASPGALNPANARYVLNTLQAAVDACQQGRAAAMVTAPLHKGVIIEGGFENFTGHTEWLRDACGVNEVVMLLATDAALHTKAESWQGSGDLRVALVTTHLPLRDVADAITYERVLRISRLLAKDLKGQFGIATPRIAVCGLNPHAGEDGHLGREELEIITPALDALRAEGLDIQGPLPADTLFTPRHLAGVDAVLAMYHDQGLAVLKYAGFGQAANITLGLPLVRTSVDHGTALDLAGRGVADPSSLAVALTLARRLADQRQLAT is encoded by the coding sequence ATGCTTAGTCAAACAGGCCCAGGCCAACCAAGCTTGCCCCTTCTCATTACCACCGGGGAGCCAGCAGGGATTGGCCCGGAGCTAACGCTTATGCTGGCGGCCCAAGGGCGGTTGCCGGAAGGTACACTTGCCGTGGGCGATCCCGACATGCTGCGCCAACGGGCAGCTATGCTAGCACTCGAGGTTGAAGTTATTGAGGCCGTGCCAGAGCAGGGCGTTGCCTCATCAGCGGGACGCTTGGCGGTGATGCCGGTTTGGTTGGAAGCGCCTGCTAGCCCGGGTGCGCTCAACCCTGCCAATGCACGCTACGTGCTTAATACCCTCCAGGCCGCGGTCGATGCTTGCCAGCAAGGCCGAGCGGCTGCGATGGTTACCGCGCCGCTGCATAAAGGGGTGATTATTGAAGGGGGCTTTGAAAACTTCACTGGCCACACCGAGTGGTTGCGGGATGCCTGCGGCGTGAATGAAGTGGTGATGCTGCTGGCGACCGATGCCGCCCTGCATACCAAGGCCGAGAGTTGGCAAGGCAGTGGCGACCTGCGGGTAGCGCTGGTTACTACGCACTTGCCGTTGCGTGACGTGGCGGATGCGATTACCTATGAACGGGTGTTACGTATCAGCCGCCTGCTGGCGAAAGACCTTAAGGGTCAGTTTGGGATCGCGACCCCGCGTATTGCGGTATGTGGTTTAAACCCCCATGCCGGGGAGGATGGCCACCTAGGCCGCGAAGAACTTGAAATCATCACGCCCGCGCTTGATGCGCTGCGCGCAGAAGGCTTGGACATACAAGGCCCTCTTCCCGCTGATACGCTCTTTACGCCCCGGCATTTAGCAGGCGTAGACGCGGTATTGGCAATGTATCATGACCAGGGGCTTGCAGTGCTAAAATACGCAGGCTTTGGGCAGGCTGCCAATATTACCCTTGGGCTGCCGTTGGTACGCACATCGGTTGACCATGGCACGGCGCTTGATCTTGCCGGACGTGGCGTTGCCGACCCCAGTAGCCTTGCGGTTGCGCTAACGCTGGCGCGACGTCTTGCTGACCAGCGCCAGTTGGCGACTTAA
- a CDS encoding 16S rRNA (adenine(1518)-N(6)/adenine(1519)-N(6))-dimethyltransferase, whose product MSHVPQQHRARKRFGQNFLRDLGIISRIIRSIGPREGDRLVEIGPGQGALTAPLLEATGKLEVVELDRDLIPGLRVQFFNYPDFVIHEGDALKFDFAALKGDGPALRVVGNLPYNISTPLIVHLLTMGTAIADMHFMLQKEVVERLAAEPGSTDWGRLSVMAQYYCHVDQLFIVPPEAFVPRPKVDSAIVRLTPHDRLPHTADDPALLFELVKLAFGQRRKTLRNNLKGRVSAATLEVLGIDPARRPQTLSVAEYVAIANQVAADEASGQEEGEM is encoded by the coding sequence ATGTCTCACGTGCCCCAGCAGCACCGCGCTCGTAAACGCTTTGGCCAGAACTTTCTTCGCGATCTTGGCATTATCTCGCGTATCATCCGCTCGATTGGGCCTCGTGAAGGCGATCGTCTTGTTGAAATTGGCCCTGGCCAAGGGGCGCTTACCGCACCGCTGCTGGAGGCGACCGGCAAGCTGGAGGTCGTTGAGTTAGACCGCGATTTGATCCCTGGCCTGCGAGTGCAGTTCTTCAACTACCCAGATTTTGTCATCCACGAAGGCGACGCGCTGAAGTTTGATTTTGCCGCGCTTAAAGGGGATGGTCCTGCACTGCGGGTAGTGGGCAACCTACCCTATAACATCTCGACCCCCTTGATTGTGCATCTGTTAACCATGGGCACTGCCATTGCCGATATGCATTTTATGCTGCAAAAAGAGGTGGTTGAGCGCTTGGCGGCTGAGCCGGGTAGCACTGACTGGGGGCGCCTATCAGTGATGGCTCAATATTACTGTCACGTGGATCAGCTGTTTATCGTGCCTCCGGAAGCCTTCGTACCCCGCCCGAAAGTAGACTCAGCCATTGTTAGGCTAACGCCTCACGATCGTTTGCCCCATACCGCCGATGACCCGGCGCTGCTGTTCGAGCTGGTCAAGCTCGCTTTTGGTCAGCGGCGTAAAACGCTGCGCAATAACTTGAAAGGCCGAGTGAGCGCTGCGACCTTAGAGGTGTTGGGGATCGATCCTGCCCGTCGCCCGCAGACGTTGAGCGTGGCGGAGTATGTCGCCATCGCTAACCAAGTGGCTGCTGATGAAGCCAGCGGTCAAGAGGAGGGAGAGATGTGA
- a CDS encoding Co2+/Mg2+ efflux protein ApaG, whose translation MSGLDIEVSVTPEYCSGESSDAESRYVFSYTVTVHNQSPHSVQLMARYWKITQGNGDSQEVRGKGVVGQQPLIGPGQRFRYTSRVILQSPVGVMEGAYTLLDTYTQRAFDVSIAPFRLAVPRQLH comes from the coding sequence GTGAGCGGCCTAGACATTGAGGTCAGCGTAACCCCTGAATACTGTTCTGGCGAATCAAGCGATGCCGAATCGCGCTATGTGTTCAGCTACACCGTGACGGTGCATAACCAAAGCCCCCACAGTGTTCAGCTAATGGCGCGCTATTGGAAAATTACCCAAGGCAATGGCGATAGCCAGGAAGTGCGCGGTAAGGGCGTGGTAGGGCAGCAGCCGCTGATTGGCCCAGGTCAGCGCTTTCGCTATACCAGTCGGGTGATCTTGCAGTCTCCTGTCGGAGTGATGGAAGGTGCCTACACGCTGCTTGATACCTACACACAGCGTGCTTTTGATGTGTCTATTGCGCCTTTTCGGCTAGCGGTACCGCGTCAGCTGCATTGA
- a CDS encoding 2-amino-4-hydroxy-6-hydroxymethyldihydropteridine diphosphokinase, producing the protein MSLVTVSLGSNIHPDKHIRLCLDALEDTFGDLQISRIFESEPVGFKDSRNFYNAVVAFHSNWPAGELQAWAKQLEIAHGRTPEMTKCSPRALDIDLLTVGDANGIVDGIPLPRAEITHNAFVLQPLAELLPAQRHPACLTPYATLWQRFKLGNQRLWAVDFQWRGRWVSQADPQLRAAQAR; encoded by the coding sequence ATGAGCTTGGTGACCGTCAGTTTAGGCAGCAATATTCACCCCGACAAACATATTCGACTGTGCCTGGATGCGCTTGAGGATACCTTTGGCGACCTGCAAATATCCCGTATATTTGAAAGCGAACCGGTAGGTTTTAAAGATAGCCGCAATTTTTACAACGCCGTGGTTGCCTTCCATAGCAACTGGCCAGCGGGTGAGCTACAGGCCTGGGCCAAACAGCTTGAAATCGCTCACGGGCGCACGCCAGAAATGACAAAATGCAGCCCCAGAGCCCTGGATATAGACCTGCTGACAGTGGGTGACGCCAACGGCATTGTGGACGGCATTCCCCTGCCCCGCGCGGAAATCACCCACAACGCTTTTGTGCTACAACCGCTGGCCGAGCTTCTACCCGCCCAGCGCCACCCTGCCTGCTTAACCCCTTACGCCACCCTGTGGCAGCGCTTCAAGCTGGGCAACCAGCGCTTATGGGCAGTGGATTTTCAGTGGCGTGGCCGCTGGGTTTCCCAGGCAGATCCTCAACTCCGAGCAGCTCAAGCAAGATAA
- a CDS encoding peptidylprolyl isomerase, with translation MTIRNTLLTRVVTKRAKLLSAGSMMALCLGASAALVPLTLHAQNFESTQRQMLDNVVAVVNDGVIMRSELNDRINQVEQQAEAQGGSLPPRSQLAQQVLERMVMDEIQLQMARQANLSVDDTELNRQLRTIAESNDMTLDEFADAVEADGMSLADVREEVRREMLMRQIQQRRISQRVSVSDREVERFISQQQDTQQGQSFIEETRARHVLVELTPNRDENQARARAEQARQRLQQGEDFAAVAREFSDDRGSAMNGGELGWVRPGQTVPAFEEAMGSLGANQTSQPVRSQFGYHVIEVLERRRQDVTEESRREQVRQAIFQRRANEELQAWQREIREQAFVDIRL, from the coding sequence ATGACGATCAGAAACACCCTGCTAACCCGTGTGGTAACAAAACGGGCAAAACTGCTCTCTGCGGGTAGCATGATGGCACTCTGCCTCGGGGCCAGCGCAGCGCTTGTGCCACTCACCCTGCATGCGCAGAATTTTGAGTCCACGCAGCGGCAAATGTTGGATAACGTTGTTGCCGTGGTGAACGATGGCGTCATTATGCGCAGCGAACTTAACGACCGCATCAACCAGGTTGAGCAGCAGGCCGAGGCCCAAGGCGGTAGTTTGCCGCCACGCTCTCAGCTGGCGCAGCAGGTGCTTGAACGTATGGTGATGGATGAAATTCAGCTTCAGATGGCGCGCCAGGCTAATTTGAGCGTTGATGATACTGAGCTAAATCGACAGCTGCGCACGATTGCAGAGTCCAACGACATGACGCTGGACGAGTTTGCCGACGCCGTGGAAGCCGATGGTATGAGCCTCGCCGATGTGCGTGAGGAGGTTCGTCGTGAAATGCTCATGCGCCAAATTCAGCAGCGCCGTATTAGCCAGCGTGTTTCTGTAAGTGACCGCGAGGTTGAGCGTTTTATAAGCCAGCAGCAGGACACGCAGCAGGGGCAATCCTTTATCGAAGAGACACGAGCTCGCCATGTGCTAGTTGAACTGACGCCCAACCGTGATGAAAATCAAGCACGCGCCAGGGCAGAGCAAGCGCGCCAGCGTCTGCAGCAAGGTGAAGACTTTGCCGCGGTCGCCCGAGAGTTTAGCGACGACCGTGGCAGTGCTATGAACGGCGGGGAGCTGGGCTGGGTGCGCCCAGGCCAAACGGTACCTGCCTTTGAAGAAGCAATGGGCTCGCTTGGCGCTAATCAAACCTCTCAACCGGTGCGCTCACAGTTTGGCTACCACGTTATTGAGGTGCTGGAGCGTCGTCGCCAAGATGTTACCGAAGAGAGTCGCCGCGAGCAGGTTCGCCAAGCGATTTTTCAGCGGCGGGCAAATGAAGAGCTGCAAGCCTGGCAGCGTGAGATTCGTGAGCAGGCCTTTGTGGATATCCGTCTTTAA
- a CDS encoding tRNA N6-adenosine(37)-threonylcarbamoyltransferase complex transferase subunit TsaD translates to MRVLGIETSCDETGVAIYDAAQTGGSGLLADVLYSQIAMHAEYGGVVPELASRDHTRKLLPLIEQVLHDAKLTRQDLDGIAYTAGPGLVGALMVGASTAHGMARALDIPVLGVHHMEGHLLAPMLEDDAPDFPFVALLVSGGHTQLVEVQGLGRYQLLGESVDDAAGEAFDKAAKMLGLAYPGGPLIAKLAEQGDPKRFRFPRPMTDRPGLDFSFSGLKTHTLTAIRQLEAAGELDSQARADVARAFEEAVVDTLVIKCRRALDQTGLKRIVMAGGVSANTRLRERLALETEKRNACAYYPRGRFCTDNGAMIAYVGAQRLAAGEQDTNGVMQATPRWPLDALLPPSPNRAG, encoded by the coding sequence ATGCGCGTACTGGGCATTGAAACGTCTTGCGACGAAACAGGCGTCGCGATCTATGACGCCGCGCAAACGGGCGGCAGCGGTTTGTTGGCCGACGTGCTTTACAGCCAAATTGCGATGCATGCGGAGTACGGTGGCGTCGTCCCCGAGCTTGCCTCCCGCGACCATACACGCAAGCTTCTGCCACTCATTGAGCAGGTACTCCACGACGCTAAGCTCACGCGACAAGACCTCGATGGCATTGCCTATACCGCAGGCCCGGGCTTGGTAGGCGCCCTGATGGTTGGCGCCAGCACCGCCCACGGCATGGCACGAGCGCTAGACATCCCCGTACTGGGGGTTCATCACATGGAAGGCCATCTGCTGGCACCCATGCTTGAGGATGACGCGCCCGATTTTCCATTCGTGGCACTGCTCGTTTCGGGCGGGCATACGCAACTTGTTGAAGTACAGGGCTTAGGCCGCTATCAACTACTGGGCGAGTCCGTGGACGATGCCGCAGGTGAAGCGTTTGATAAAGCCGCCAAAATGCTGGGTCTTGCTTACCCCGGCGGCCCACTAATTGCCAAGCTGGCTGAGCAGGGCGACCCCAAGCGGTTTCGCTTCCCCCGCCCGATGACCGACCGTCCCGGCTTGGACTTCAGCTTTTCTGGCTTAAAAACCCACACCCTCACCGCCATTCGTCAATTAGAAGCAGCCGGCGAGTTAGATAGCCAAGCACGGGCTGATGTGGCGCGGGCGTTCGAAGAAGCCGTGGTAGATACCTTGGTGATTAAATGCCGCCGTGCGCTAGATCAAACAGGCTTAAAGCGCATCGTCATGGCGGGAGGCGTAAGCGCCAATACACGGCTGCGCGAACGATTGGCACTGGAAACTGAGAAACGCAACGCCTGCGCTTACTACCCACGAGGGCGCTTCTGTACCGATAATGGCGCTATGATTGCCTATGTAGGCGCTCAGCGCTTAGCCGCAGGCGAACAAGACACAAACGGGGTAATGCAAGCAACCCCCCGCTGGCCGCTAGATGCATTACTTCCCCCTTCCCCTAACCGCGCAGGTTAG
- a CDS encoding dihydroneopterin aldolase produces the protein MDHILIEGLTVDTVIGVYDWERTITQSLSLDLSLATDIRPAAATDDLRLTLDYAAICQRIQQFANEHQFALVETFAERLAACLRSEFSISWLRLTLRKPGAVPQASSVGLEITRGKLPEAIEATHS, from the coding sequence GTGGATCATATTTTGATCGAAGGACTCACCGTAGACACCGTCATCGGTGTGTACGACTGGGAGCGCACGATAACGCAATCGCTGAGCTTGGATTTATCGCTAGCAACGGATATTCGACCTGCAGCGGCCACAGACGATTTACGTTTAACGCTCGATTATGCCGCTATTTGTCAACGAATCCAGCAATTCGCCAATGAGCACCAGTTCGCCCTGGTGGAAACGTTTGCTGAGCGTCTCGCGGCGTGTTTACGCAGCGAATTTTCGATTAGCTGGTTACGGCTCACCCTACGCAAACCAGGAGCCGTCCCCCAAGCTTCCAGCGTAGGACTTGAAATTACCCGCGGCAAATTACCGGAGGCCATCGAGGCTACGCATTCATGA